From a single Nicotiana tomentosiformis chromosome 2, ASM39032v3, whole genome shotgun sequence genomic region:
- the LOC104088634 gene encoding receptor-like protein 51 has protein sequence MVPNSSPFFLSLTLVLFLLSTKSSSAQSTLDPNQLKALRSLSVPTGKDPCSPLRKTTICDSSTPFHNLISLKLINCSNDVVLSQTALKSLSTLTDLQFINCPVSPIHFPSELSSNINSFTCINSLKKLTSVWLIRLHNAVNLTVSNVPVSASGPSIILNSIKSLHTVTISHANLTGVLPTKWHLNLTYVDLSENKLEGRIPSSLTMLENLAHLNLSSNSLNGTLPTAFGNLLSLKNVSLASNSLSGNIPKSFAAIPGLVHLDLGSNRLNGTIPKFISDMKGLKYLNLERNNFHGILPFNASFIKKLAVFKVGENSNLCYNHSTMSTKLKLGIAPCDKHGLPLSPPPPKEDFSDDSEDKEDESPPPKHEHGPSRVVLGVAIGLSSIVFLIIFLVLLSKCCK, from the coding sequence ATGGTTCCAAATTCTTCTCCTTTCTTCCTATCACTCACCCTTGTCCTCTTTCTCCTCTCCACAAAATCATCATCAGCTCAATCAACTCTTGACCCAAACCAACTCAAAGCTCTCAGATCACTAAGTGTTCCAACAGGTAAAGACCCCTGTTCTCCACTTCGCAAAACCACCATTTGTGACTCTTCAACTCCTTTTCACAACCTTATTTCTCTCAAGCTTATAAACTGTTCAAATGATGTGGTATTATCCCAAACAGCTCTAAAATCTCTCTCAACTCTCACTGACTTACAGTTCATCAACTGTCCTGTTTCTCCTATTCATTTCCCCTCTGAACTTTCCTCTAATATCAACTCCTTCACTTGCATCAACTCCCTCAAAAAACTCACTAGTGTTTGGCTTATTCGTTTACATAATGCAGTAAATTTAACTGTGTCAAATGTTCCAGTTTCTGCTAGCGGCCCATCTATAATCTTGAACAGCATCAAGAGTTTGCATACCGTGACAATATCTCATGCAAATCTTACAGGGGTTCTTCCTACAAAATGGCATTTGAATCTTACTTATGTAGATTTATCTGAGAATAAGCTTGAAGGAAGAATACCAAGTTCTTTAACTATGCTTGAAAATCTTGCACATTTAAATCTTTCTTCAAATTCTCTCAATGGTACTCTACCAACTGCATTTGGCAACTTACTTTCTCTGAAAAATGTGTCATTAGCTTCAAATTCTTTATCGGGAAATATTCCAAAATCATTTGCTGCTATTCCTGGATTAGTTCATCTTGATCTTGGATCTAACCGATTAAATGGAACTATTCCAAAGTTCATTTCAGATATGAAGGGATTGAAATACTTGAATCTTGAGAGGAATAATTTTCATGGGATTTTGCCATTCAATGCTAGTTTCATCAAGAAATTGGCTGTGTTTAAGGTGGGAGAAAATTCTAATCTTTGCTACAATCATTCCACAATGTCTACCAAATTGAAACTTGGCATTGCTCCTTGTGATAAACATGGATTGCCACTGTCTCCACCACCTCCTAAGGAAGATTTCAGTGATGATAGTGAAGATAAAGAGGATGAAAGTCCACCACCTAAACATGAACATGGACCTAGCAGGGTTGTTCTTGGTGTTGCCATTGGACTTTCTTCCATTGTATTTTTGATTATTTTCTTGGTTCTACTATCCAAATGCTGTAAATGA